GCAGTGGTTCGGCAAAAGATGGGGCCGCAACATGACACCGTGCCAGCCTGGTTGCTCGAAGGCTTGGCCCTGCAGCTCAGCGAGGACCCGTGGCCCCACATCGAGGAGGCGAAGGAAAAAGACGTCACCGTCGTCCCGTTGATCAATGGACAGGCGGAGTGGAAGAACCTGACGGCGGAATCCCTGCCGGTTGCCTATCTTGAGGCACAGGCAGCCACGCAGAGCCTCATCGAACGTTACAGCATGTATGACATCCGCCAGATCTTGAACCTGATCAGAAGCGGCCAACCTTTTGAAGCTGCAATCCAGCAGAAACTCACCCTGTCACACGAGCAGTTTCAGCGGCACTGGACCAACAGTCTGCAGGCGACGCTCAAAGCCAGTCGACAATAGTCCGGCTAGTCTCAATCCCCTCTATACCGTCTTTTCCCCAGAAGCATTCCGCCACTCGTACGCCCCACATGACGTGATACAGCTGCAGGGCTGCCCGGCACATCTCTCCGGCCGCGTGGAACATCAGCGCGACAACTAGCGCGCGGCCCGGCCCAAAATACCGGGATGTGACTGATGACAGATGAGAGAAATTCAGGAGGCGCATCCTGTCGCTAAGACAGATCTGAGGGATCCGGGTCGCGCACGCGCGGTATGGTGGTCCCAACGGGATTCGAACCCGTGTCTGAGCCGCAGCGAAGGTTTCGCCAAGTTTTCCAATGCATTATGTCATTCCACAGGCACGACTTAAACAAGCAAGGTCTTAAACATTACGAGGTGAGCCGGCATCGCAGTCGGCTCACCCATGAGTTACCTTCTTCTGTGAAAGGAAGTTGGATTACGACAGGAACATGTCACTGTCGCGTTGCTAGACTCACTTGGTAGGACCAACGAGCACTCTGATCTTAGCGAGAAATCGATTGAGCGGTTGAGGGCTTTCCTCACCAGTTATGGCGTACGGGTTGGCCCTCTGCTCCTGAATATCAACTTTGCCTCCGTAGCCTCGAACGACTTGATATTTATCGCCCTCAGAGGAGAGGAAGAAAATACTTATATCACCGGCCTTAAACCTGGCTTCGGTGCTGAGCCCTCCCAAGTAATAAACGTTGATCTCTTGATTCGTAACAACACTCTTGAGCATATGCTCAATCCGAATCACCGCCTTCCACCATTTCCATTCCGCGATGTTGGATTCATCGCGAAACATTTCACCCGTTGCGCCGGTTCCGATTACGGTGCCAACAACGATAAGCTGAGCCTCGTGGACCATCGTCTCCAGATCAGCTTCTACGATCTTAGCGTCTGGGGAACTCTCCCAAGGGAGGTCGATAGCCAGGACAAGAATGAACAATGTGAGACATTTCCAGCCTTTCCGGATTGTTATCCGCCCCTGCACCATTGCTCACTCAATATGCGAAGTGTCTATGTAGCGATCCGCCGTGGCATGAGCCGCAAGACTGTGTCGGCACTGTTCGATTTGGTCCATTCCCAGTCATCTGTCTTGTCGCGTCGTGAGCAGGGAAAGGGACATTATGGCTTACTTTCGAATTGATAGACGCGGGATCAATGTCCGCCATACGTGTGGTCCAAGCTTTCCCTCACGCAACGCCAATTCAATTTCTGGAAGAAATCCGGCCACCCGCAGGGCAAGCTTCTCATAGTCTCCCTGGACTAGAGACTGGTGTCGCCAGCGTGAAACGAAAAACCACTTTTTCCTCCACCTGGAGTCATACATTGTGAAATATTCATTGAGCCACCCGACATATACGTCTTCTGCTGCCCAGTGTCCCGTGTGAGTGATCAGTCCTTCCTTTGGAGCCACACCGGCCATGATTCGAAATGCAGCACGTCGGTATCTTGCGAATTCAAATTCGATGAGATCAACTCGTCCCGCTTCTCTAACGCGCCGCAACCTTCCCAATGGAAGGGAACTCTCTGTCGGCAGGCCCATGACCCGATAACGGCGCCAGAGCAAATCCTTCTTGGATCAGCAAAGGCAGCAGTTGTGTCCGGAGGCTCTCTAGTAGCCAACCCCTAGCCTGACTCACATCCTTCCACTTTGCCTTAAGCGCTTCGTAGGACATGGAGGCCTGTCAACAAACGATTCACATTGTCATAGCTATAGCTCGTGGCCGGATTACCTGAGGTACCGCACGCCTGGCAAGTCTTTGAGGTCCGCATCGCCTGTGATGACCTCGGCGCCCTGGTCTTGGGCGGTCGCGTAAATGATTGCATCGGCCATGGCCAATCCATGGCGCAGGCTCAGATCCGCGGCGAGATAGGCGATCGAGTCCGTCAAGGGAATCACCCGGGTCGCATTCAGCCGTCCGGCAATCGATAACGCCGTCTCCTCGCCTCGCTCGCGCTTGACCTTCTTATAGACCTCGTACAGGACAATCGTCGGCGTGACCACCTCATATCGCGCAGACAGGTAGGCGGCGTAGCGGTCTGCCAGCGGACCGTCGATAAAAAACTCGATCCACCCGCTTGAATCAATGAGCACCTTCACAGCCGGTCCTTTTTCTCCCGGATGTCGGCGGTCGACATGCCCTTGAGGGCTCCCTTGAGGGATTTGAGAGGCACTTCCGGTACCAGCGTGATAACGCCGCCCTTTTCGACCACCTGCAGGCGCTGCTGAGGGCTAAGATGCAGTTTCTCCCTGACTTCTTTCGGAATCACTACTTGAAACTTCGACGAAATCGTGGTCGTTGCCATGGCCAGGCTTCTCCTTACAAGATACGTATCGATCATGATATCGTCTTACCCCTCATCGGTCAAGCAGCCAGCCGGTTTCTGACACATGGAATTGGACAACCTCAAGATACTGCACTCCCGCGATTCTGGAACCTTCTACTCCCTCCCAGTCTGCTTGTTGAGAAGCACCATCCTAAGGCCGTTCGGGCTTAGACTAGATCCAAAATACTTGCGCGGATTAACCGGCTAGCGCGTTGTTTTGGCCCTGCGGATGGTTCGGCACGTCACGGCGTGATCTCTGGACCCCGCCATGGTCGCGGCAATTCGTGTCATCTGGCCTCTTCAGCCTCTTCGAATGGAACGTGGTCCACAATGGAATATTGGCCACTGTTGTCCCCTCCTGTCCGCTCCTGACCCCTGCAGGACTCTTTCATCGTGCTCTGGACTTCGGTACGACTGGTCAGGGCCGCACACGAACGCGCGGCAGGGCCGAGTTATGAGCACATACGCCCACTGTGCAAGGCCGTGACCGGGGATACGGTCAGCTCATCGTGCCCACCATCGAAGTGAGGGAGGTCCCATGGTCCTGATTCCGGAGCAACGGAGGAAGACAATGCAGACCTGCCACCCCGC
This Nitrospiraceae bacterium DNA region includes the following protein-coding sequences:
- a CDS encoding AbrB/MazE/SpoVT family DNA-binding domain-containing protein; translation: MATTTISSKFQVVIPKEVREKLHLSPQQRLQVVEKGGVITLVPEVPLKSLKGALKGMSTADIREKKDRL
- a CDS encoding type II toxin-antitoxin system VapC family toxin translates to MKVLIDSSGWIEFFIDGPLADRYAAYLSARYEVVTPTIVLYEVYKKVKRERGEETALSIAGRLNATRVIPLTDSIAYLAADLSLRHGLAMADAIIYATAQDQGAEVITGDADLKDLPGVRYLR